Proteins encoded by one window of Sphaerodactylus townsendi isolate TG3544 linkage group LG02, MPM_Stown_v2.3, whole genome shotgun sequence:
- the PHLDA2 gene encoding pleckstrin homology-like domain family A member 2, whose translation MKGPGSSEVIREGELEKRSDSLFQLWKKKQVVLSADSLRLFSPEGGGRAKAKELRFGAIQKVDCVERTGKYVYFTIVTTDRKEIDFRCPGESCWNASITLALIDFQNKRAVQDFRSRQEAAEQQHHAAVAAAPPTRHRRLARAP comes from the coding sequence ATGAAGGGTCCCGGGTCGTCGGAGGTGATCCGCGAGGGCGAGCTGGAGAAGCGGAGCGACAGCCTGTTCCAGCTGTGGAAGAAGAAGCAGGTGGTGCTGAGCGCGGACAGCCTGCGCCTCTTCTCGCCCGAGGGCGGCGGCAGGGCCAAGGCCAAGGAGCTGCGCTTCGGCGCCATCCAGAAGGTGGACTGCGTGGAGCGCACGGGCAAGTACGTCTACTTCACCATCGTCACCACGGACCGCAAGGAGATCGACTTCCGCTGCCCGGGCGAGAGCTGCTGGAACGCCTCCATCACCCTGGCCCTCATCGACTTCCAGAACAAGCGCGCCGTCCAGGACTTCAGGAGCCGCCAGGAGGCCGCGGAGCAGCAGCACCACGCTGCCGTCGCCGCCGCGCCCCCGACCCGCCACAGGCGCCTGGCCAGGGCCccctga